One part of the Streptomyces lydicus genome encodes these proteins:
- a CDS encoding chaperone modulator CbpM: MTHDPRRAAAGPEAGHRRPTAPDKQRALNVVVRNYALAPVDRLSLDVVARRSGLHPDLVRRFVTLGLVDATRDHSGRLWFGPGAPATLARIQRLRAGLPLNYASLGLVLDLLDRISELEAALRRSNAGSRSDESWI, from the coding sequence ATGACCCATGATCCACGGCGCGCTGCCGCCGGGCCGGAGGCCGGGCATCGCCGGCCGACGGCGCCGGACAAGCAGCGGGCCCTGAACGTCGTTGTCCGCAACTACGCCCTCGCTCCCGTCGACAGACTCAGCCTGGACGTCGTGGCCCGGCGCTCCGGACTCCACCCCGATCTCGTCCGGCGGTTCGTCACCCTCGGCCTGGTCGACGCCACCCGCGACCACAGCGGGCGGCTGTGGTTCGGCCCGGGCGCGCCCGCAACTCTCGCCCGCATCCAACGGCTACGGGCCGGGCTCCCCCTCAACTACGCCTCCCTCGGTCTGGTGCTCGATCTGCTCGACCGGATCAGCGAGCTGGAGGCCGCGTTGAGACGCAGCAACGCCGGCTCGAGGAGTGATGAATCGTGGATATGA